From Trichoplusia ni isolate ovarian cell line Hi5 chromosome 20, tn1, whole genome shotgun sequence, a single genomic window includes:
- the LOC113503798 gene encoding dopamine D2-like receptor isoform X2 has product MKPSVEVNGSWGLPAFVCDVYIAMDVTSSTSSIFNLVAISVDRYIAVTQPIKYAKHKNNRRVWFTIVLVWLISAAIGAPIVLGLNDTPDRNFDECLFNSQNYVIYSSLGSFYIPCIMMMFLYYNIFKALRIRAKKQRAAKKPPVSGDPTTGATTAVVIENVAQTRRLAETALHDDRPTNTGSGSNEDDHEDSFDKRSADLEADADDCHVIPNDKSTEFMLATVAEETANTPKRNVKCQPIPDPNGNNDSGYAPSNLEDTIREHVSPPGSPGMKDATVLKNMGCDSAKWKKNGKTTKLSADSRNVSLALRSDDDVTASNFDLRDGSGSKKERKASAATARFTIYKANKASKKKREKSSAKKERKATKTLAIVLGVFLFCWAPFFTCSVLGAICDKVGLSFDPGVTVFILTTWLGYINSFLNPVIYTIFNPEFRKAFRKILHCGT; this is encoded by the exons ATGAAACCATCGGTTGAG GTCAACGGCTCGTGGGGTCTGCCCGCGTTCGTCTGTGACGTGTACATAGCGATGGACGTCACATCGTCCACGTCCAGTATATTCAACCTCGTCGCCATATCTGTTGATAG GTACATCGCAGTAACTCAACCAATCAAATACGCGAAGCACAAGAACAACCGTCGCGTTTGGTTCACCATCGTCCTGGTCTGGCTGATCTCCGCCGCCATCGGCGCGCCCATCGTGCTCGGCCTTAACGACACTCCTGACAGGAACTTCGACGAGTGCCTCTTCAACAGCCAGAACTACGTCATCTACTCCTCTCTTGGTTCCTTCTATATCCCCTGCATCATGATGATGTTcctttactataatatttttaag GCTTTAAGAATACGAGCAAAAAAGCAGAGAGCAGCTAAAAAACCTCCAGTATCTGGTGACCCCACTACTGGAGCCACTACAGCGGTGGTGATAGAGAATGTTGCGCAGACGAGGCGGCTGGCGGAGACCGCACTGCATGACGACAGACCCACTAACACTGGTTCTGGGAGCAATGAAGACGATCATGAAGACAG tttcgaCAAGCGGTCAGCGGACCTGGAAGCAGATGCTGATGACTGCCACGTCATCCCGAACGACAAGTCCACAGAGTTTATGCTGGCCACAGTCGCCGAGGAAACAGCCAA TACTCCAAAGAGAAACGTCAAGTGCCAGCCAATTCCCGACCCAAATGGGAACAACGACTCAGGGTACGCACCTTCCAACCTTGAGGACACGATCAGGGAGCACGTGTCCCCTCCTGGATCCCCAGGAATGAAAGACGCCACAGTTCTGAAGAATATGGGCTGTGATAGTGCCAAGTGGAAGAAGAATGGGAAGACTACGAAGCTGTCTGCAGATTCCAG AAATGTGTCTTTAGCTCTTCGCTCGGATGATGACGTGACAGCTAGTAATTTTGATCTTCGAGACGGCTCAGGGTCTAAGAAGGAAAGAAAGGCGAGTGCAGCGACTGCTCGCTTCACGATATACAAGGCAAATAAGGCCAGCAAGAAGAAAAGAGAGAAGTCTTCTGCTAAAAAGGAAAGGAAAGCAACTAAAACTTTGGCCATAGTTTTAG GTGTATTCCTCTTCTGCTGGGCACCATTCTTTACGTGCTCTGTCCTCGGAGCCATCTGCGACAAGGTTGGCCTGTCCTTTGACCCTGGGGTCACGGTTTTCATCCTCACGACGTGGCTCGGCTACATCAACTCGTTCCTCAACCCCGTCATCTACACCATCTTCAACCCTGAGTTCAGGAAGGCGTTCAGGAAGATACTCCATTGCGGCACCTAG
- the LOC113503798 gene encoding uncharacterized protein LOC113503798 isoform X1 — MKPSVEVRCIVCQLVYCCADCRRRHERTTHGLTYDCPICRGYQFLCRPELLNRDFIDHLTKEHTPLHCNKCNKIFKTMEDFSNIDKCNSISELISKEAFAGNTQIKEVDEKFDSLYEKVNKHGEDFEGIISVNKNSKTAIITPIIRKKHLVDYESSESDNDDKVGTMTPHPKLVPKTPRFKKQRSATPHTKKLLSLMRQKVVEEYEETLDDDREETLDPKTTPSRIETVPDPQKQMTTPTSHLPHLMKLAQIVTTSTPTHAAANGWPLFADQGADSPLSEIENTESPAQSMNNEPSKTEQDSVHPKLKSIIVPANRTRIGSQDSSEKHVTFQDSNEVSSKTKKVKFADDTVFEQARVKRVFRKPKRMLTPGPQKPKFCYNPRFQALINRFENQGIIMARTPKTREKIGNNQENTPPVGEPSTMPARAINFKEDSPQIESEKSKESNELFKTCIETPESGMNAISTLSTNIAGTLQDCLSSVLMNTEEETEIQFKFVITKRKVSVKRLVEDGEGAEEKSNVIDKNLESIKDNIWSSVAKAVKNVFWGEQTSNLATTTPLKSISFNSTSSSCKRKCDELSDTESPLNHKRHKYEGRIRGRPPLRRSKTCVASLRSSMSAEQKSLISELTMSQEEAMNLSF, encoded by the exons ATGAAACCATCGGTTGAG GTACGTTGTATTGTGTGTCAGTTAGTTTACTGTTGCGCTGACTGCCGCCGTAGACACGAGAGAACAACTCACGGCCTCACGTACGACTGCCCCATCTGCAGAGGCTACCAGTTCCTTTGCCGCCCAGAACTTCTCAACCGAGACTTTATCGACCATCTTACTAAAGAACATACACCCTTACACTGTAATAAGTGCAACAAGATCTTCAAAACCATGGAAGATTTTTCTAATATAGATAAGTGCAATAGTATATCTGAACTCATAAGTAAAGAAGCATTTGCGGGAAACACTCAAATAAAAGAGGTCGATGAAAAATTCGACTCCCTCTATGAAAAAGTCAATAAACATGGTGAGGACTTCGAAGGTATTATTtcagttaataaaaatagtaaaactgCTATTATTACAccaattataagaaaaaaacatctaGTTGATTATGAGTCCAGTGAGagtgataatgatgataaagTGGGAACAATGACTCCTCATCCAAAGTTAGTGCCAAAGACTCCAAGATTTAAGAAGCAAAGGTCGGCCACACCCCATACTAAGAAGCTGCTGAGTTTGATGCGACAGAAAGTAGTCGAAGAGTATGAAGAAACTCTTGATGATGATCGGGAGGAGACTCTCGATCCTAAAACTACACCATCGAGAATTGAGACAG TTCCAGACCCCCAAAAGCAGATGACAACGCCAACATCTCACCTACCGCACCTCATGAAGCTAGCTCAGATAGTCACCACCAGCACGCCGACTCATGCTGCTGCTAACGGCTGGCCACTTTTCGCTGACCAAGGAGCTGATTCTCCACTTTCAGAAATTGAAAATACTGAGAGTCCTGCTCAGAGTATGAATAATGAG CCATCAAAAACTGAACAAGATTCAGTACATCCAAAACTTAAGAGTATCATAGTACCAGCCAACAGAACACGGATCGGCAGTCAAGACAGTTCAGAAAAACATGTGACCTTCCAAGACTCGAACGAGGTCTCCAGCAAAACTAAAAAGGTCAAGTTTGCTGATGACACTGTCTTTGAACAGGCTAGGGTCAAGAGAG TATTCAGAAAACCGAAGAGAATGCTTACACCGGGACCGCAGAAACCAAAATTCTGTTACAATCCTCGTTTTCAAGCTTTAATTAACCGTTTTGAAAACCAGGGAATAATAATGGCAAGGACCCCTAAAACGAGAGAAAAGATTGGGAACAATCAAGAAAACACGCCGCCTGTCGGAGAGCCGTCAACCATGCCCGCTCGGGCCATAAACTTCAAAGAAGACAGTCCACAAATCGAATCAGAAAAGTCGAAAGAATCGaatgaattattcaaaacatGTATCGAAACTCCGGAGTCAGGTATGAACGCAATATCAACATTGTCGACGAACATAGCCGGGACCCTCCAGGACTGTCTCTCATCAGTTCTAATGAACACTGAAGAGGAAACTGAGATACAGTTCAAGTTTGTCATTACGAAGAGGAAAGTTAGTGTCAAGAGGCTCGTGGAGGACGGCGAGGGGGCAGAAGAGAAATCGAATGTAATCGATAAGAATCTGGAATCGATTAAAGATAACATCTGGTCGAGTGTGGCAAAAGCCGTGAAAAATGTGTTTTGGGGTGAGCAGACGTCTAATTTAG CTACAACGACACCACTCAAATCAATTTCCTTCAATTCTACATCATCATCTTGCAAACGGAAATGCGACGAGCTTTCAGACACGGAGAGTCCATTAAACCACAAGAGACATAAGTATGAAGGCAGGATTCGAGGCAGACCTCCTTTGAGGAGGAGCAAGACCTGCGTGGCCAGTCTAAGAAGTTCCATGTCTGCTGAACAGAAGTCCTTGATCAGCGAACTGACTATGAGTCAGGAGGAAGCTATGAATTTGAGTTTTTGA